A window of the Synechococcus sp. LTW-R genome harbors these coding sequences:
- the sufD gene encoding Fe-S cluster assembly protein SufD, whose protein sequence is MTASLSAPTQRSAWLEHWLSELPPASGSLAAVQQRGRDALAQQGVPSSRMEDWRFTDLSLLKGLPLGAPQAAQPSAGASGSGLQLQLDGSSDPLAGATLPEGLEPLSASEVAQGLGHTLAATSCEQHWPVELNHASATQLLALRVKSRTSVALELVSACAGGMLPLRILLVLEEKAELDLSQLIEAQGAGLVSVVIEAHLARSAQLRHGLVALGNSDAALFSHIAVEQEPESQAALSNVAAGWGLARHEPRLVQVDGQAHSTLRGLQLVGGQQIADTHSFVQFSGPEGELDQVHKAVAAGQGRSVFNGAVRVPREAQRTNAAQLSRNLLLSDRARIDTKPELEIVADDVKCAHGATVSSLHPDELFYLQSRGIWAEQAAGLLKRAFCEEVLRTLPEPARQWCPLDQLELESA, encoded by the coding sequence ATGACCGCCAGCCTCAGCGCCCCCACCCAGCGGTCAGCTTGGCTGGAGCATTGGCTCTCCGAGCTCCCCCCAGCCTCGGGTTCCTTGGCTGCCGTGCAGCAGCGCGGCCGTGATGCCTTGGCCCAGCAGGGTGTGCCCTCCTCGCGCATGGAGGACTGGCGCTTCACCGACCTCAGCCTCTTGAAGGGGCTTCCCCTGGGTGCCCCACAGGCGGCCCAGCCGAGCGCTGGCGCGAGCGGCTCAGGTCTTCAGCTCCAGCTGGATGGGTCCAGCGATCCCCTCGCTGGCGCGACCCTGCCGGAGGGGTTGGAGCCCCTGAGCGCCTCCGAGGTGGCCCAAGGGTTGGGCCACACCCTGGCGGCCACCAGCTGCGAGCAGCACTGGCCGGTGGAGTTGAACCACGCCAGCGCCACACAGCTGCTCGCCCTGCGGGTCAAAAGCCGCACGTCGGTTGCCCTGGAATTGGTCAGTGCCTGCGCCGGCGGGATGCTCCCGCTGCGCATCCTCCTGGTGCTGGAGGAGAAGGCCGAGCTGGACCTCTCCCAGCTGATTGAGGCCCAGGGGGCGGGGCTGGTCAGCGTGGTGATCGAAGCCCATCTGGCCCGCAGCGCCCAGCTGCGCCATGGCCTGGTGGCCTTGGGCAACAGCGATGCCGCCCTTTTCAGCCACATTGCGGTTGAGCAAGAGCCGGAGAGTCAAGCGGCCCTGAGCAACGTCGCAGCGGGCTGGGGACTGGCCCGCCATGAACCCCGGCTGGTGCAGGTGGACGGCCAGGCCCACTCCACCCTGCGGGGCTTGCAATTGGTCGGGGGGCAGCAGATCGCTGACACCCACAGCTTCGTGCAGTTCTCGGGCCCGGAAGGGGAGCTCGATCAGGTGCACAAGGCCGTGGCGGCCGGCCAAGGCCGGAGCGTCTTCAACGGTGCGGTGCGGGTTCCCCGTGAAGCCCAGCGGACCAATGCGGCCCAGTTGAGCCGCAACCTGCTGCTCTCGGACCGGGCGCGGATCGATACCAAGCCCGAGCTCGAGATCGTGGCCGATGACGTGAAGTGCGCCCACGGCGCCACGGTCAGCAGCCTGCACCCCGACGAGCTATTTTACCTCCAGAGCCGCGGCATTTGGGCCGAGCAAGCCGCCGGCCTGCTGAAGCGCGCCTTCTGCGAAGAGGTCCTGCGCACCCTGCCGGAGCCCGCTCGCCAGTGGTGCCCCCTGGATCAGTTGGAGCTGGAGTCGGCATGA
- the sufC gene encoding Fe-S cluster assembly ATPase SufC: protein MIRPDAPVLLEIRDLHARVEDKEILKGVNLTIRAGEIHAVMGRNGSGKSTLSKVLAGHPAYTVTGGSVTYRGENLLELDPEQRARTGVFLGFQYPVEIPGVSNLEFLRVATNARRAEKGDEELDTFAFEDLVRERLQVVQMDPAFLDRSVNEGFSGGEKKRNEILQMALLDPMVAILDETDSGLDIDALRIVAGGVNQLASPDNATLLITHYQRLLDAITPDYVHVMAAGRMLRTGGKELALELEERGYDWVDQELAALAAAEVA, encoded by the coding sequence GTGATTCGCCCTGACGCTCCAGTGCTGCTTGAGATCCGGGATCTCCACGCTCGCGTCGAGGACAAGGAGATCCTCAAGGGCGTCAATCTGACGATTCGTGCCGGCGAAATCCACGCGGTGATGGGCCGCAACGGCAGCGGTAAGAGCACCCTCTCCAAGGTGCTGGCGGGTCATCCCGCCTACACCGTCACCGGCGGCAGCGTCACCTACCGCGGCGAGAACCTGCTGGAGCTGGACCCCGAACAACGGGCGCGCACAGGGGTCTTCCTGGGTTTCCAGTACCCGGTCGAAATCCCAGGCGTGAGCAATCTGGAGTTCCTGCGGGTCGCCACCAATGCCCGCCGCGCCGAGAAGGGCGACGAGGAGCTCGACACCTTTGCCTTTGAGGACCTCGTTCGCGAGCGCCTCCAGGTGGTTCAGATGGATCCCGCCTTCCTGGATCGCTCCGTCAACGAGGGCTTCAGCGGCGGCGAGAAAAAGCGCAACGAGATTCTGCAGATGGCTCTGCTGGATCCCATGGTGGCGATCCTCGATGAGACCGATTCCGGCCTGGACATCGATGCCCTGCGGATCGTGGCCGGTGGCGTCAATCAGCTGGCGAGCCCCGACAACGCGACCCTGCTGATCACCCACTACCAGCGGCTGCTCGATGCGATCACCCCGGACTACGTCCACGTGATGGCCGCGGGCCGGATGCTGCGCACGGGCGGCAAAGAGCTGGCCTTGGAACTGGAAGAGCGCGGTTACGACTGGGTCGACCAGGAGCTGGCCGCCTTGGCCGCAGCGGAGGTGGCCTGA